DNA sequence from the Bacteroidales bacterium genome:
AGTGCGAAAACGCGCAACAAACAGAGACTCATCCTGCGGCCTCTTCCTCTAAGCTCTGAGCTCTTCGCTCTATGCTTCTACCAGCAATTCTCCTTCGCCCTCGAATACTCGGGCTACGGAGAACGAAGCCAGTAACCAATCAATAAATCAAATCCGTGTCATCCGCGTTCATACATTTAAAAATCCGTGTTCTAAACATTCCCAAACATTATCCGCGTTAATCCGTCTAATCCGTGTCATCCGCGTTCCAAATATTCCCGTGTTCCAAACATTCCCGCATTCCAAATATTTTTGCATTTCCCCTCCAATTTTATATTTTCGTATTCCCTTTTGGAAAAGCCCTGTTCAGTTCCTTCCCCCCTATGGGACTGAGGAGGCGGAGCTGTCTACCGGCAAAGCATCCACAAAAACCGAAGAAAAGAAAAAGTCCACGAATTACACGCCTGCCTGCTGGCGAGGCAGGAATTGCAAGAATGAAGAAACAAGGGACACCCGATTTTCAAAACATCTATCCACATTAAATTTTTTGCAATTTCTGCAATAAAATTTCCGTTATAGGTAACAACCATACCATATCTTTATATGACAACGAAATCACATACCACAAATAAAAATATCAAACAAAAAATCCTAATTCTACAGGAATTGGGAGCAGATCATATCCTTGAAAACTCATTAAACAAAATAATTGAGTTTCAGTTAGCTAAATACAAACAATTTAGGGAGGAAGTCAAAGCAGAATTGCAAAAATTTGAAAATACCTATAACATAAAATCTGAAATATTTTTCGATAAATTTCAAAAGGGAGAAATGGGAGATAAAGCTGATTATATTGAGTGGGCTTCCATTTATGAAAATCTGGAATATTACAATGATAAGATTGCCACTCTGGAAGGTGTTGTTAAAAAATGATTCATCAATACATTCGGGAACTGGAGCAATTCATAGAGTCAAGAGAGGAAATAATTGATCTTGAAATCATAAGACATAGCATCAGAGAAACTGAATTTGAAATCATTTTGATTTATAGGTACAAACTTTTACTTGAGGATAAATCAATTATTGAGCTTACAGAAAAACTAATAGAGAAAAATAACCAATTAAACCGGACAAAATACAGTTACCATTGGCAAACAGAACTGGGGAAGCTGATAAAAAGATGGGACAATGCACCTCATCATCCTGAAATAACAACAACACCACATCATTTATATACGAACAAAGAAGTTATGGCCCATAAAGAAATAGATGGTTTGGAAGCACTCAAGAGAATCTTAAAGGAGTATCCAGAAAAATAAAAAATAATGCCTCGAATTTCACGAATCCGTCAGGGGCCGGAGAAGTTTACACGAATTAAAGTATAACAGATGTAATTTATCAAGCAATTGTGCGTTATACAGGTAATTAAAGTATCAAAGTATTCTATATGAATATCACTGATTTTTCAAAACACATTTTTTGGTCTTATAAAGATAAGGCTGATATTCCCCCAGAACGGATTATAAAGCTTGTGATTTCACACGGTGAAATTTCAGATTTTATAAACCTCTCAAAAAGAATCTCTCATCATAAGATAGTCGAAGTGTTAAAAAACTGGAAAGAGAAAGATCGATATAAAAAACATATTCATTTCATGAACAAAGTGATTCTGAGGAATGACATCACAGTTTAACATTGATTTTCTACCCGGTCAAACTCAAAAAGTATTTGAAGAACTTGCTGAAAAACAATTCATCAACAAATACTCCCTTTTAGGAGGAACAGCTTTATCTTTACAGTTAAGACATCGCTTATCGGAAGATCTGGACTTTGTTTATGATGAGGAAAAGCTATCCATCAATGAAATCAAAAGGAATATAGCAAAAGTATTTCCTGAACACCTTATAATCAGGCAGGATACTCCCTGGCAAATTGATTTTATCATTAATGAAGTTAAAGTTACATTCTTTTCCGGGGGGTCAGTAGCCATTCCTTTCAATGTAGGGAATTATACCACACCTTATAAAAACATAAACATTTGTGAAGTAGATGTTATTGCTACTCTAAAAATGGCTTCAATTGCACAAAGAAACACGATAAGGGATTACTATGATTTATACTATCTGGCAAAATATCATATGTCACTTCTTGAAATCATTGAAAGAACAAAAACACTAATCCCAAATCTTTCTCCCATCACCTATACAGAGACACTGGTGTATACTGAAGACATTGATGAGGCAACAATAGCAGAGCATTTGCAGCCAGCTGAAATAGTTACAAAAGAGCAAATTTCTGATTTTTTTACAAA
Encoded proteins:
- a CDS encoding nucleotidyl transferase AbiEii/AbiGii toxin family protein, translated to MTSQFNIDFLPGQTQKVFEELAEKQFINKYSLLGGTALSLQLRHRLSEDLDFVYDEEKLSINEIKRNIAKVFPEHLIIRQDTPWQIDFIINEVKVTFFSGGSVAIPFNVGNYTTPYKNINICEVDVIATLKMASIAQRNTIRDYYDLYYLAKYHMSLLEIIERTKTLIPNLSPITYTETLVYTEDIDEATIAEHLQPAEIVTKEQISDFFTNELIKIKGKI